In one window of Primulina tabacum isolate GXHZ01 chromosome 8, ASM2559414v2, whole genome shotgun sequence DNA:
- the LOC142554423 gene encoding putative membrane-associated kinase regulator 6: protein MENSQSLTATESFSYSWLIDRKSSSIDELLGNFTPRVVERSGEKEENFNFDVPVTAFPVSLVHADEIFSDGHIMPLFVDRSKPEAFNKTSLSTPPSPLSSSRSAPFVDDRNLQYYMLGKWRKSSKTILQNCFRFMKPLCKTIGCSRKSSRVDDLERKVSEIQRRGDSLESSPRPSSAYSVVEWDDLKKIGKKVDLYYGLKRVKSLSSSPQCSPRLSPSNSSNVLSMCDVESSIHEAILYCKRSIEK, encoded by the exons ATGGAGAATTCTCAATCACTAACAGCAACTGAAAGTTTTTCATACAGTTGGTTAATAGACAGAAAATCATCTTCTATCGACGAGTTGCTCGGAAACTTTACGCCTCGAGTAGTCGAAAGATCAGGCGAAAAAGAGGAGAATTTCAACTTTGATGTTCCTGTCACAGCGTTTCCTGTGTCCCTTGTTCATGCCGATGAAATTTTCTCAGATGGGCACATCATGCCTTTGTTTGTCGACAGATCAAAACCAGAAGCGTTCAATAAGACGTCGCTTTCTACCCCTCCCTCGCCTCTTTCATCTTCAAGAAGTGCTCCATTTGTAGATGACAGGAACCTGCAGTATTACATGCTGGGAAAATGGAGGAAATCATCTAAAACGATCTTACAAAATTGTTTCCGGTTTATGAAGCCGCTGTGCAAAACGATAGGCTGCTCGAGGAAAAGCAGTAGAGTGGATGATCTTGAAAGAAAAGTGAGTGAAATTCAAAGGCGTGGGGATTCACTTGAGTCGTCACCTAGACCAAGTTCGGCTTATTCGGTTGTTGAATGGGATGATCTCAAGAAAATTGGCAAGAAAGTTGATCTTTATTATGGGCTTAAAAGAGTCAAGAGTTTGAGCAGTTCACCGCAATGTTCACCTCGTTTAAGTCCATCGAATTCAAGTAATGTTCTCAGCATGTGTGATGTTGAGAGCTCAATCCATGAAGCAATTCTATACTGTAAAAGATCAATAG AAAAATGA